Part of the Catalinimonas alkaloidigena genome is shown below.
TGTGCTTTTAACTGTTCTGATTGCTGCTGAGCCTGTTCCAGCAAAACTCTAGTGTTTTTATTCACTCGGTCATTCTGAATAAACGATGCGATACCTTCGCCTAAATTATTAACGAATTCTATTTCGTGAGTTTCAAACGGTTTGAATGACGCTATTTCTAATAACCCTTCTACAACATCATTCACTTTTAAAGGTGCTATCAATAATGCTCTAGGAGTAGACTCACCTAGCCCAGATGTTATTTTAAGGTACCCCTCAGGAATGTTGGTCATGTAGGTTGGCTTACCTTCTAAATATGTTTGTCCTAGTAAGCCTTCACCTTCAGAGATTGTTTTTTCAGAATATTTCTTACGTCCGTAAGCATAGCAAGCTACCAGATCAATCTGAGTACGTCCCTGTGTATTTTTTTCCCCCTGTACTACATACAACCCACCCTGATTACCCTCGAGATACTTGACGGTCATGGCAATTATTCGGTCATAAATCTCTTTTTCATCTAGTTTGCTCCGAAGAATATACGATAGCTTCGTAATGCCTTCCGAGGCCCATTGCTGTTTTCGCTCAACTTGCTGTGCCTGAGTCAATCGCTCAAGATCTACTTCTCTTTGTAGTTTTTCCGCATGCAATTGCTCTTTCTGCTCCTCAGCTTCTCGCCTCAGGCTATCACTTCTTCGCTCAGCCTCACTGTTAAGAATAGCCAAGCCCAAAATAGTACCCACTGCCGATAGTATTGCTAGCTCCGTGGTAACGTAGCTAAGCCAACCTGTTTTTAGTAAGCTTATGTATTCGTTAATTAGCACCGGGTCGTACTCTACATTAAACCAAACCTTTTGGATAGGAAAGCTTAATATAGCTACAGAACATACTACCAAAGAACCAAACAAAAACACTTTTTCTCGCAGGTCAAACATGATAAATGGTGCCAGCATAAAACTGATAGCCACCAAATAAAGACTTCCAATTGGCTGATCATCAGGACCACATAGGTAGCTATTATAAAGCATCACTTGCCATACTGGCAGAATAGAAATAAAGAGGCGAGAGTACTTCAAACCACCCAAAGTATTAACAATGATTACTCCTACTCCAGTGATTCCTCCAGCTAAAGGAATATAAAAGAGAGGGGGGGCAAATATTAGTGAAATAATAACGAAAGGAACCGCGATAGTAAATACTAAAATCAGCGTAACTATATTAGTTGCTTTAACCTTTTTCCGAAGATAATTGGGTAAGTGATCGAAATCAGCTCCGGCGTTGAAAATCTTATCTACGGTATTCATTCGTATGAACAGGTAAGTTTGTTTCCATATTTCTATGATTATCTCAAGTTTACAACCAAAATTTACTTATTCAGCGTGATAATTGAGCATTCATACTCCATGTACTTTTTTACTGTTTTTAGTCTTTTGTTCTATGAAAAACTGCACTGCGTATTTTTAGGTAAGGCAATAGATAGTATGACTTCTCCTTCTGAGAATGAAATTACCTGGTACTGTTCAAAGTTAGTGAACGAACTCACCATAAACCTGCCTTGAGAAGTAATTGCCTCAATTTGGTAAATACTCATAGGTACCAGCAATCCAGTAGTTAATAATTTGGCTAGGGCTTCTTTAGCTGTCCAAAGATAGGTATAAAGCTGGGTACGATTTATTTCGCACCCCGCACTAAGTTGTCTTTCATAAATTGTTAGTTGTGACTCAATGGTTTCTGCTTTGCACTTCTCAATAGTTTCTATATCTAGACCCATTGGATGTTCTCTAGGAAAAACCACACAGGCAGCCATGTTTTCCGTATGAGAAATACTGATCGATGGCGGATTGCAGGTAGTGGCCCTTACAATAGGCTGTTCAAAAACTCCTGGAGAAACTAAAATCTCATTGAGCGAGGCAATGTTCAAGAATCGCCCTAGTGATTTTTTTGCTACATATCGACCAGCTAAATAACTCTTACGGCGCTTTTCGTAGCGAAGGCTTTGGTAGTAGG
Proteins encoded:
- a CDS encoding 4'-phosphopantetheinyl transferase family protein — encoded protein: MVTVLEVSLVRKNWRGKALVGTMDASENSPSIRHETYLHPEEMAYYQSLRYEKRRKSYLAGRYVAKKSLGRFLNIASLNEILVSPGVFEQPIVRATTCNPPSISISHTENMAACVVFPREHPMGLDIETIEKCKAETIESQLTIYERQLSAGCEINRTQLYTYLWTAKEALAKLLTTGLLVPMSIYQIEAITSQGRFMVSSFTNFEQYQVISFSEGEVILSIALPKNTQCSFS
- a CDS encoding GAF domain-containing protein, translating into MNTVDKIFNAGADFDHLPNYLRKKVKATNIVTLILVFTIAVPFVIISLIFAPPLFYIPLAGGITGVGVIIVNTLGGLKYSRLFISILPVWQVMLYNSYLCGPDDQPIGSLYLVAISFMLAPFIMFDLREKVFLFGSLVVCSVAILSFPIQKVWFNVEYDPVLINEYISLLKTGWLSYVTTELAILSAVGTILGLAILNSEAERRSDSLRREAEEQKEQLHAEKLQREVDLERLTQAQQVERKQQWASEGITKLSYILRSKLDEKEIYDRIIAMTVKYLEGNQGGLYVVQGEKNTQGRTQIDLVACYAYGRKKYSEKTISEGEGLLGQTYLEGKPTYMTNIPEGYLKITSGLGESTPRALLIAPLKVNDVVEGLLEIASFKPFETHEIEFVNNLGEGIASFIQNDRVNKNTRVLLEQAQQQSEQLKAQEEEMRQNMEELAATQEEMQRKEREYQKRIQMLEERT